In Anaerostipes hadrus ATCC 29173 = JCM 17467, a single genomic region encodes these proteins:
- the truA gene encoding tRNA pseudouridine(38-40) synthase TruA gives MKRNIRLTIEYDGSRYQGWQRLGGDSNANTIQGKLESVLSKMTGEDVNINGSGRTDAGVHAYGQVANFHTNCMMSVSEIKNYLTKYLPSDIGIVEVSEASERFHSRLNAKEKTYLYRIAIPGVSNVFERKYLWYFPETLDIKKMEEAASLLIGTHDFKGFSSIKKTKKSTVRTIYNIEIKKTKKEIQISYTGNGFLHNMVRILTGTLVEVGCGKIKPEDITKALESTKRSDAGITAPPQGLFLVSVEY, from the coding sequence ATGAAACGTAATATCAGATTAACAATTGAATATGATGGTTCCCGCTATCAGGGCTGGCAGAGGCTTGGCGGTGATTCCAATGCGAATACGATTCAAGGAAAATTAGAGTCTGTTTTATCAAAAATGACTGGAGAAGATGTCAATATCAATGGATCTGGCCGTACCGATGCTGGTGTTCATGCTTATGGTCAGGTTGCCAATTTCCATACAAACTGTATGATGTCTGTTAGTGAGATCAAAAACTATCTTACCAAATATCTTCCATCTGATATCGGTATTGTGGAAGTTTCTGAAGCTTCCGAACGTTTTCACAGTCGTTTAAATGCGAAAGAGAAAACTTATCTTTACCGGATTGCAATTCCTGGTGTATCGAATGTTTTTGAACGTAAATACCTTTGGTATTTCCCGGAAACTTTGGATATCAAAAAGATGGAAGAAGCTGCATCATTACTGATCGGAACGCATGATTTTAAAGGATTTTCTTCAATTAAGAAAACGAAGAAATCTACCGTCCGTACTATCTATAACATCGAGATCAAAAAGACAAAAAAAGAAATCCAGATCTCTTATACAGGAAATGGCTTCCTTCATAACATGGTCCGGATTCTTACTGGAACTTTAGTAGAAGTTGGATGTGGAAAAATAAAACCAGAGGATATTACAAAAGCACTGGAAAGTACAAAAAGAAGCGATGCAGGGATTACTGCACCGCCTCAAGGGTTATTTCTGGTTTCTGTGGAGTATTAA
- a CDS encoding DNA topoisomerase III, producing MKRLVLAEKPSVGRDIARVLGCKKETHSYIEGNDHIVTWALGHLVSLADPEQYGKEYKEWNMDVLPMMPKHWKLTVLKKTSKQFQTVKKLLLRNDIKDVIIATDAGREGELVARWILQMSGNKKPIYRLWISSVTDKAIKDGFAHLKPGKEYDDLFRAARSRAEADWLVGINATRALTCKYNAQLSCGRVQTPTLAMIMNREQEIKSFKPQKYYGYKIFATGMNFTWENQKGNQRISDKKWAEELGKKLRGHDLVITEVSKKEKKNYAPELYDLTTLQKEASKRYGFSPKQTLNIMQSLYEHHKVLTYPRTDSRYLTNDMTDTLKDRIKACQNGSYKKSAATLLRKEIKASSRFINDKKVSDHHAIIPTEQYASLTSFSSDERKIYDMVVARFLAVLSAPAISEQLSVKASINGELFRAKAENIKQLGWRELYEEETQTKDTIKAGNIPVKGKEYPVGTISMTEGTTNPPGRYTEGTLIDQMDKKGLGTVATRADIIDKLFNSYLLEKKGNEIHITSKGKQLLELVPEDLKKAELTADWEKKLTAISKGKQNDQKFMREISDYTQALINDIKTSDGKFRHDNVTRHRCPECGKFLLEVNGKHGKRLVCQDRICGYKKTISKVTNARCPVCHKKMEMVGEGEGQKFVCVCGYKEKLSAFKQRKEKQGSGMSKKEVNRYLKKQQKEAQEPINNAFAEAFSKIKL from the coding sequence ATGAAACGATTAGTATTAGCAGAAAAGCCTTCGGTTGGGCGTGATATTGCGAGAGTTCTTGGTTGTAAGAAGGAAACGCATAGTTATATCGAAGGAAATGATCATATTGTAACGTGGGCATTAGGGCATTTAGTATCTCTGGCGGATCCTGAGCAGTATGGAAAGGAATACAAAGAGTGGAATATGGATGTCCTTCCAATGATGCCAAAACATTGGAAATTAACAGTGTTAAAGAAGACATCCAAACAATTCCAGACAGTAAAGAAATTACTCCTTCGAAATGATATCAAAGATGTGATCATTGCAACCGATGCAGGAAGAGAAGGAGAATTAGTTGCCAGATGGATCTTACAGATGTCTGGAAATAAGAAACCAATCTACCGTTTGTGGATATCTTCGGTAACAGACAAAGCGATCAAAGATGGTTTTGCACATTTAAAACCGGGAAAAGAATATGATGATCTCTTCCGTGCAGCAAGATCAAGAGCTGAAGCAGACTGGTTAGTCGGGATCAATGCGACAAGAGCTTTGACATGTAAATACAATGCTCAGTTATCTTGTGGGCGTGTGCAGACCCCAACTTTGGCAATGATCATGAACCGAGAGCAGGAAATTAAGAGTTTCAAACCGCAGAAATATTACGGTTATAAGATTTTTGCAACAGGAATGAATTTCACATGGGAGAATCAGAAAGGAAATCAGAGAATTTCTGACAAGAAATGGGCAGAGGAACTTGGTAAGAAATTAAGAGGTCATGATCTTGTGATCACGGAGGTTTCAAAAAAAGAGAAAAAGAACTATGCTCCAGAACTTTATGATCTGACAACTTTGCAGAAAGAAGCGAGTAAACGTTACGGCTTTTCACCAAAACAGACATTAAATATCATGCAGAGTCTTTATGAGCATCACAAAGTATTGACATATCCAAGAACAGATTCCAGATATTTGACCAATGACATGACAGATACATTAAAAGACAGGATCAAAGCATGTCAGAATGGATCATATAAAAAGTCAGCAGCAACGTTATTAAGAAAAGAAATCAAAGCAAGCAGCCGTTTTATCAATGATAAAAAAGTATCTGACCATCATGCGATCATTCCAACAGAGCAGTATGCATCCTTGACAAGTTTTAGTTCCGATGAACGAAAGATCTATGATATGGTTGTTGCAAGATTTTTAGCTGTTTTATCAGCACCAGCAATTTCTGAACAACTCTCTGTGAAAGCAAGCATAAATGGAGAACTTTTCCGTGCAAAAGCAGAGAATATCAAACAGCTGGGATGGAGAGAACTCTACGAAGAGGAAACTCAAACAAAAGACACGATCAAAGCAGGAAATATCCCAGTCAAAGGAAAAGAATATCCGGTTGGAACGATTTCCATGACAGAAGGAACAACGAATCCACCAGGGCGTTACACAGAAGGAACATTGATCGATCAGATGGATAAAAAAGGACTTGGAACGGTTGCGACAAGAGCCGATATCATTGATAAGTTATTTAACAGTTATCTTCTTGAGAAAAAAGGAAATGAAATCCATATCACATCCAAAGGAAAACAATTGTTAGAACTTGTTCCAGAAGATCTAAAAAAAGCAGAGTTAACCGCCGACTGGGAGAAGAAACTGACAGCAATCTCTAAAGGAAAACAAAATGATCAGAAATTTATGAGAGAAATCTCAGACTATACACAGGCATTGATCAATGATATTAAAACATCGGATGGTAAATTTAGACATGATAATGTTACAAGACACCGCTGCCCGGAATGTGGAAAATTTTTATTGGAAGTCAATGGAAAACACGGAAAACGTCTAGTATGTCAGGACCGTATCTGTGGATATAAAAAGACGATCTCAAAAGTCACAAACGCCAGATGTCCCGTATGCCACAAGAAGATGGAAATGGTCGGAGAAGGTGAAGGACAGAAGTTTGTATGTGTTTGTGGGTATAAAGAAAAACTGTCTGCATTTAAACAAAGAAAAGAAAAACAAGGTTCTGGAATGAGTAAAAAAGAAGTGAACCGATATTTGAAAAAACAGCAAAAAGAAGCACAGGAGCCGATCAATAATGCATTTGCGGAGGCTTTTTCGAAGATAAAACTATAA
- a CDS encoding aldehyde dehydrogenase: MEINQMLKRQEHFFQSQKTKKYEFRKKALLRLECAIKQHEEDMEHALYKDLGKSSFESYMAEIGMVKSELSYAKKHLKKWMKTEQVKTPLAQFPSQSYKIKEPLGKVLIIAPWNYPILLSLQPLIGAIAAGNCCVLKLSEHAPHCASLLKKMIGEVFPSHYVAVINGGVEISEKLLEQSFDHIFYTGGERVGKIVMEKASRHLTPVTLELGGKSPCIVEESANIKLAAKRIVFGKFLNSGQTCVAPDYIFVDKKAESELIFYLKYWINKMIGEHPLSNKDYSSMINPRHYQRIMELMKHEKIVEGGYGDIRLRKIAPTILVNVKEESTVMQEEIFGPLLPIMTYDKLEDAVSYIRDHNKPLALYLFTENDKVEQDVLSQLSFGGGCINDTIIHLATPYLGFGGVGNSGMGSYHGKKSFDTFTHEKSIIKKSDKIDIPVRYMPYNKAKEQLMKFFLKL, translated from the coding sequence ATGGAAATCAATCAAATGTTAAAAAGACAAGAACATTTTTTTCAAAGCCAGAAGACAAAGAAATACGAATTTCGAAAGAAAGCATTATTGCGCTTGGAATGTGCGATCAAACAACATGAAGAAGATATGGAACATGCATTATACAAAGATTTAGGGAAATCATCTTTTGAGTCCTATATGGCAGAGATTGGCATGGTAAAAAGTGAACTTTCTTATGCAAAGAAGCATCTAAAAAAATGGATGAAAACAGAGCAGGTAAAAACACCGCTTGCCCAGTTTCCATCCCAAAGTTATAAGATCAAAGAACCACTCGGAAAGGTATTGATCATAGCCCCATGGAATTATCCAATTCTTTTATCCTTACAGCCGCTGATCGGAGCGATCGCAGCAGGAAATTGTTGTGTTTTAAAACTATCTGAACACGCACCACATTGTGCCAGTCTTTTAAAGAAGATGATTGGAGAAGTTTTCCCTTCTCATTACGTTGCTGTGATCAATGGAGGAGTAGAAATCAGTGAAAAACTTCTGGAACAGTCATTTGATCATATTTTCTATACTGGTGGAGAACGAGTTGGAAAGATCGTGATGGAAAAAGCATCGAGACATTTAACACCAGTGACTTTGGAATTAGGTGGAAAAAGTCCATGCATTGTAGAAGAAAGTGCCAATATTAAGTTGGCAGCAAAACGAATTGTTTTTGGAAAATTTTTAAACAGTGGGCAGACCTGTGTTGCGCCAGATTACATTTTCGTAGATAAAAAAGCAGAAAGTGAACTGATCTTCTACTTAAAATACTGGATCAATAAAATGATCGGGGAACATCCTTTGTCGAATAAAGATTATTCATCTATGATAAATCCGAGACATTATCAGCGCATTATGGAATTGATGAAACATGAAAAGATCGTTGAAGGCGGTTATGGAGATATAAGACTTCGAAAGATCGCCCCAACGATACTTGTGAATGTAAAAGAAGAATCCACGGTGATGCAGGAAGAGATTTTTGGTCCATTACTTCCTATAATGACATATGACAAATTAGAAGATGCAGTTTCGTATATCAGAGATCATAACAAGCCTTTGGCATTGTATTTATTTACAGAAAATGATAAAGTAGAACAAGATGTACTTTCACAGTTGTCTTTTGGCGGTGGCTGTATCAATGATACGATCATCCACCTTGCAACTCCATATCTAGGATTTGGAGGAGTTGGGAATAGCGGAATGGGGTCTTATCATGGGAAGAAAAGTTTTGATACATTTACGCATGAAAAGAGTATCATAAAGAAATCAGATAAGATTGATATTCCAGTTCGTTATATGCCATATAACAAAGCTAAAGAACAATTGATGAAATTTTTTCTAAAATTATAA
- a CDS encoding diaminopimelate dehydrogenase: MIRIGIMGYGNLGRGIECAIKQNDDLELVAVFTRRDPATVSILTEGAAVCNVKDVEDWKDKIDVLMLCGGSATDLPVQTPEYAKLFNVVDSFDTHARIPEHFANVDKAAKEYGHIGIISVGWDPGMFSLNRMYANAILPEGKDYTFWGKGVSQGHSDAIRRVEGVKDGKQYTIPVEAALEAVRNGEDPELTTRQKHTRECFVVLEEGADAKKVEEEIKTMPNYFSDYDTTVHFISQEELDRDHSKIPHGGFVLRSGCTGWEKENKHIIEYSLKLDSNPEFTSSVLVAYARAAYKLSKEGQSGCKTVFDIAPAYLSAKSGDELRASLL; encoded by the coding sequence ATGATTAGAATTGGTATTATGGGTTATGGTAACCTTGGACGCGGAATTGAATGCGCGATCAAACAGAATGACGATTTGGAGCTTGTAGCTGTATTTACAAGAAGAGATCCAGCGACAGTCAGCATTTTAACAGAAGGTGCAGCTGTATGTAATGTCAAAGATGTTGAAGATTGGAAAGATAAGATTGATGTTTTAATGTTATGTGGAGGAAGTGCAACAGACCTTCCTGTTCAGACACCAGAATATGCCAAATTATTTAACGTGGTAGACAGCTTTGATACACACGCAAGAATTCCAGAACATTTTGCAAATGTCGATAAAGCAGCGAAAGAATATGGACATATTGGAATCATTTCTGTAGGTTGGGATCCAGGAATGTTCTCTTTAAATAGAATGTATGCAAACGCGATCCTTCCAGAAGGAAAAGACTATACATTCTGGGGAAAAGGAGTCAGCCAGGGACACTCTGATGCGATCCGTCGTGTGGAAGGTGTCAAAGATGGTAAACAGTACACAATTCCTGTAGAAGCAGCTTTAGAAGCAGTTCGTAATGGGGAAGATCCAGAACTTACAACAAGACAGAAGCATACAAGAGAATGCTTTGTAGTACTTGAAGAAGGTGCAGATGCGAAGAAAGTTGAAGAAGAGATCAAGACAATGCCGAACTACTTCTCAGACTATGATACAACTGTACATTTCATCAGCCAGGAAGAATTAGATCGTGACCACAGCAAGATCCCTCATGGTGGATTTGTATTAAGAAGTGGATGTACAGGATGGGAAAAAGAAAACAAACATATCATCGAGTACAGCTTAAAATTAGATTCTAATCCAGAATTTACATCAAGTGTTTTAGTTGCATATGCAAGAGCTGCATATAAGCTT
- the yfcE gene encoding phosphodiesterase has translation MKLMIASDIHGSAFYCKQLIEAYKQEQPDKLLLLGDLLYHGPRNDLPKDYAPKQVIEMLNAISDQLICVRGNCEAEVDQMVLNFPVLSESCILYIDGQTIYATHGHINSPANPPKLHKGDILLTGHTHIPAWEEYDNFLYLNPGSVSIPKEGSEHGYMIYENKKFLWKTLKGDVYHTL, from the coding sequence ATGAAATTAATGATCGCATCCGATATTCACGGATCTGCTTTTTACTGTAAACAATTAATCGAAGCATATAAACAAGAACAGCCTGATAAACTACTTCTTTTAGGAGATTTACTTTATCATGGCCCAAGAAATGACCTTCCTAAAGATTACGCACCAAAACAAGTCATCGAAATGCTAAACGCTATCAGCGACCAATTGATCTGTGTCAGAGGAAACTGCGAAGCCGAAGTCGACCAGATGGTACTAAACTTCCCTGTCCTAAGCGAATCCTGCATCCTATACATCGATGGACAAACCATCTACGCAACCCACGGGCACATAAACTCTCCAGCAAATCCTCCAAAATTACATAAAGGAGATATTCTGTTGACTGGCCATACCCATATCCCAGCCTGGGAAGAATATGATAACTTTTTATATTTAAATCCAGGATCTGTGTCCATCCCAAAAGAAGGATCCGAACATGGGTATATGATCTATGAAAATAAGAAGTTTTTATGGAAAACCTTAAAAGGTGACGTATATCATACACTTTAA